The following coding sequences lie in one Candidatus Coatesbacteria bacterium genomic window:
- the secF gene encoding protein translocase subunit SecF — MQIFTDTKYDFIKRRHIAFVISGLVILAGLVSFFIAGGFNLGIDFTGGVRVQVKFDEPVDLDDLSMIREQLGMDVYTIGAADDEIIIRNKSEGSAERLAAAIVAYREDVGPIKDWEQLEEIEAIPRALLPYFPERFSLEKSLLQVTAGDDQRLVINQADADELASDIETLIETATNQSIISTLRELRPSENYAENRFNLNDPVGEADYVRELERVFGVDDEDEASAAQPAAAAAAETAAELGGLDETTADEQAPSSLEAYAAALTEARNLGSSVDTMRLLDSMDEALELARQAGLSAAELDTLEERAYVGAFQVQSTNVIGPKVGEELGSAALTSIIVALVLILAYISLRFEFSFALGAIVALAHDILLTLAIFVLLGKEIDLTFIAALLTLVGYSLNDTIVVFDRVREDRKLLRRRGLREIINTAINETLSRTVLTSGTTLIVTLVLVLFGGSVIHDFALALTIGVLVGTYSSIFIASPFLLGWYRWRHKQA; from the coding sequence TTGCAGATCTTCACCGATACCAAGTACGACTTCATCAAGCGGCGCCACATCGCCTTCGTCATCTCCGGGCTGGTGATCCTGGCCGGGCTGGTGAGCTTCTTCATCGCCGGCGGCTTCAACCTGGGCATCGACTTCACCGGCGGTGTGCGCGTTCAGGTCAAGTTCGACGAACCCGTCGACCTCGATGACCTGTCGATGATCCGCGAACAACTGGGGATGGACGTCTACACCATCGGCGCCGCCGACGACGAGATCATCATCCGCAACAAGAGCGAGGGCTCCGCCGAGCGCTTGGCCGCCGCGATCGTCGCCTACCGCGAAGACGTCGGGCCGATCAAGGACTGGGAGCAGCTCGAGGAGATCGAAGCCATCCCCCGGGCCCTGCTGCCCTACTTCCCCGAGCGCTTCAGCCTGGAAAAGAGCCTGCTCCAGGTGACCGCCGGCGACGACCAGCGCCTGGTCATCAACCAGGCCGACGCCGACGAGCTGGCCTCGGACATCGAAACCCTGATCGAAACGGCCACCAACCAAAGCATCATCAGCACCCTCAGGGAGCTGCGACCCTCGGAAAACTACGCCGAGAACCGCTTCAACCTCAACGACCCCGTCGGCGAGGCCGACTATGTCCGCGAGCTGGAGCGCGTCTTCGGTGTCGACGACGAGGATGAAGCGTCTGCGGCCCAGCCCGCCGCCGCGGCCGCTGCGGAAACCGCCGCCGAGCTCGGCGGGCTCGACGAGACCACCGCGGACGAGCAAGCCCCCTCCAGCCTCGAGGCCTACGCCGCTGCCCTGACCGAGGCCCGCAACCTCGGCTCCAGCGTCGACACCATGCGCCTGCTGGACTCGATGGACGAGGCCCTCGAGCTGGCCCGCCAGGCCGGCCTGAGCGCCGCGGAGCTGGATACCCTCGAGGAACGCGCCTACGTCGGCGCCTTCCAGGTTCAGAGCACCAACGTCATCGGACCCAAGGTCGGCGAGGAGCTGGGCTCGGCGGCCCTGACCTCGATCATCGTCGCCCTGGTACTGATCCTGGCCTACATCTCCCTGCGCTTCGAGTTCTCCTTCGCCCTCGGCGCCATCGTCGCCCTGGCCCACGACATCCTGCTCACCCTGGCGATCTTCGTCCTGCTGGGCAAGGAGATCGACCTGACCTTCATCGCCGCACTGCTGACCCTCGTCGGCTACTCCCTCAACGACACCATCGTCGTCTTCGACCGGGTGCGCGAGGACCGCAAGCTGCTGCGACGCCGCGGTCTGCGCGAAATCATCAACACCGCCATCAACGAAACCCTCTCCCGCACCGTACTGACCTCGGGAACCACCCTGATCGTCACCCTGGTGCTGGTTCTCTTCGGCGGCAGCGTGATCCACGACTTCGCCCTCGCCCTGACCATCGGCGTCCTCGTCGGCACCTACTCCTCGATCTTCATCGCCAGCCCCTTCCTGCTGGGCTGGTACCGCTGGCGCCACAAGCAAGCCTGA